Proteins from a single region of Sphingomonas sp.:
- a CDS encoding SDR family oxidoreductase — MTGAAQGIGAGIAKMASELGARLALVDMNADLLETVRESLPGPCKVFAGSVSDPDFVEAMVEETAQTFGPIHGLVNNAGIIRPAMIAKMTLQQWRDVIDINLTGAFIVLQAVGRHMLGHVSGETGASIVNISSDAGRRGTIGQINYAAAKAGILGVTMSAAREWAADNIRVNTLCFGAVETPMTEVMRSDRFRDKLLAQIPMGRVAQTGEAASAACFLLSDAASYITGQHIGVNGGFHIAT; from the coding sequence GTGACCGGCGCGGCGCAAGGAATCGGCGCCGGCATCGCCAAAATGGCGTCCGAACTAGGCGCGCGTCTCGCTTTGGTCGATATGAACGCCGATCTGCTCGAGACTGTGCGGGAATCGCTGCCGGGGCCTTGCAAGGTCTTTGCAGGAAGCGTCTCGGACCCGGATTTCGTGGAAGCCATGGTGGAGGAGACGGCACAGACGTTCGGACCGATCCATGGACTGGTCAACAATGCCGGCATCATCAGGCCCGCGATGATCGCCAAGATGACGCTCCAGCAATGGCGCGATGTCATCGATATCAACCTGACTGGAGCCTTCATCGTGCTGCAGGCTGTCGGCAGGCATATGCTCGGCCACGTCTCCGGGGAAACCGGAGCCTCCATCGTCAATATCTCTTCGGATGCCGGCCGGCGCGGCACGATCGGACAGATCAACTATGCTGCGGCCAAGGCCGGTATCCTGGGCGTGACGATGAGTGCGGCGCGCGAATGGGCTGCCGACAACATCCGCGTAAACACGCTGTGCTTCGGCGCGGTGGAAACTCCCATGACGGAGGTGATGCGAAGTGACCGCTTCCGCGATAAGCTGCTCGCGCAGATCCCGATGGGCCGCGTCGCGCAGACCGGGGAAGCGGCATCGGCCGCTTGCTTCCTGCTTTCGGACGCCGCGTCGTACATCACCGGTCAGCACATCGGTGTGAATGGCGGCTTCCACATTGCAACCTGA
- a CDS encoding acetyl-CoA acetyltransferase, whose translation MHEWSRGAAAIVGGGTYGVGDAPGFTATELAAKASLNALADANLALSDVDGIFLCMPDDMLSGLSFSEYLGLTPRHTDNNRLGGSSFMSHAVTAALYLEAGLIDIALIAYGSVSRSSRKLLVAPGSSDFESPFNVTLAASYALATRRHMHEYGTTAEQLASVAVSMRKWARHHPDAMLRDELTIAECLASRPVASPLKVRDCCLVTDGGGAIVMMRADRAKDHCTRPAYLLGGAAATTHRYISAMADLTRTAAADCGPRAFALAGLTPADVDIAQLYDAFTINPILFLEDLGFCRKGEAATFFAEGNAAPGGALPVNTNGGGLSCVHPGMYGIFAIEEAFRQISRTARGLQVENADVAVVHGNGGVLSSQATLILGSAATL comes from the coding sequence ATGCATGAATGGTCTCGCGGAGCGGCCGCGATCGTAGGCGGTGGGACCTATGGTGTCGGCGACGCTCCAGGCTTCACGGCCACCGAACTGGCTGCGAAGGCATCGCTCAATGCGCTCGCGGACGCCAATCTGGCACTTTCCGATGTCGATGGCATTTTTCTGTGCATGCCCGACGACATGCTCTCAGGGCTGAGCTTCTCGGAATATCTGGGGCTAACTCCACGCCATACCGACAACAACCGCCTCGGTGGCTCGTCCTTCATGTCACACGCGGTGACGGCGGCATTGTATCTGGAAGCCGGTCTGATCGATATCGCGCTCATCGCGTACGGATCGGTGTCGCGCAGCAGCCGCAAACTGCTGGTTGCTCCCGGCTCGTCCGATTTCGAGAGCCCGTTCAACGTGACGCTCGCCGCCTCCTATGCTTTGGCGACGCGCCGCCATATGCACGAATATGGCACGACCGCGGAACAGCTGGCCTCCGTGGCGGTATCGATGCGGAAATGGGCCCGGCATCATCCCGATGCGATGCTGCGGGACGAGCTGACCATCGCGGAATGCCTGGCATCTCGACCGGTCGCATCGCCGCTCAAGGTGCGCGATTGCTGCCTGGTCACGGATGGCGGCGGTGCAATCGTCATGATGCGGGCCGATCGTGCCAAGGATCATTGCACCCGCCCGGCCTATCTGCTGGGGGGCGCCGCTGCGACGACGCACCGCTATATCTCGGCCATGGCGGATCTGACACGCACAGCAGCCGCGGACTGCGGACCGAGGGCGTTCGCGCTTGCCGGCCTGACCCCGGCCGATGTCGACATCGCCCAGCTATACGACGCCTTCACGATCAATCCGATCCTGTTTCTCGAGGATCTCGGATTTTGCCGGAAGGGCGAAGCGGCGACCTTCTTTGCCGAAGGCAACGCGGCGCCGGGAGGCGCCCTGCCGGTCAATACCAATGGCGGCGGGCTCTCATGCGTGCATCCCGGCATGTACGGCATCTTCGCCATCGAAGAGGCGTTCCGCCAAATCTCTCGCACAGCACGCGGCCTGCAGGTCGAGAATGCGGATGTCGCGGTCGTCCATGGCAATGGCGGCGTCCTTTCCAGCCAGGCGACATTGATCCTCGGATCGGCGGCAACGTTATGA